A single window of Bradyrhizobium daqingense DNA harbors:
- a CDS encoding FAD binding domain-containing protein, translated as MRPFAYQRVADQDAALAAAASGGARYLGGGTNLVDLMRQNIEAPQALVDVSRLPAEIIELPDGGLRIGAAVRNSALAAHPTVRARYPMLSRALLAGASAQIRNMATVGGNILQRTRCAYFYDAAGSRCNKREQHAGCDAIGGFNRYHAILGASPHCIATHPSDMCVALAALDATVHLAGNGGARSVPLTDFHRLPGETPEIETVLHPGELITAIELTPGPAAARSTYRKVRDRSSYAFALISVAAGVDVVDGKIRDIRIALGGVAAKPWRARQAEKMLLGEAPTPDRFRAAADAELAAASTFDGNAFKVELAKRTIVAVLAQLTGADA; from the coding sequence ATGAGACCCTTCGCCTATCAGCGCGTCGCCGACCAGGATGCGGCGCTGGCTGCCGCGGCCTCAGGAGGCGCCCGCTACCTCGGTGGCGGCACCAATCTCGTCGATCTGATGCGACAGAACATCGAGGCGCCGCAGGCGCTGGTCGATGTCTCGCGCCTGCCGGCCGAAATCATCGAGCTGCCTGATGGCGGCCTCAGGATCGGCGCGGCGGTGCGCAACAGCGCGCTGGCGGCGCACCCAACTGTGCGTGCGCGCTATCCGATGCTGTCGCGCGCGCTGCTGGCCGGCGCCTCCGCGCAGATCCGCAACATGGCGACGGTCGGCGGCAACATCCTTCAGCGCACGCGGTGCGCCTATTTCTACGACGCGGCGGGCTCGCGCTGTAACAAGCGCGAGCAGCATGCCGGCTGCGACGCCATCGGCGGCTTCAACCGCTATCACGCGATCCTCGGCGCATCGCCGCATTGTATCGCGACCCATCCATCGGACATGTGCGTCGCCCTTGCGGCGCTCGATGCGACGGTTCATCTCGCCGGCAACGGAGGCGCGCGCAGCGTGCCTCTGACCGACTTCCATCGCCTGCCGGGCGAGACGCCTGAGATCGAGACGGTGCTGCATCCGGGCGAACTGATCACCGCGATCGAACTCACGCCAGGCCCGGCGGCCGCGCGCTCGACCTATCGCAAGGTGCGCGATCGTTCGAGCTATGCATTCGCGCTGATATCGGTCGCCGCCGGTGTCGATGTCGTCGACGGCAAGATCCGGGATATCAGGATCGCGCTCGGCGGCGTGGCCGCCAAGCCATGGCGCGCGCGGCAGGCCGAGAAGATGCTGCTGGGTGAGGCGCCGACGCCGGATCGCTTTCGTGCAGCGGCCGATGCCGAACTGGCGGCGGCCAGCACGTTTGACGGCAATGCCTTCAAGGTCGAACTCGCGAAGCGGACCATCGTGGCCGTGCTCGCTCAACTGACCGGAGCGGACGCATGA
- a CDS encoding GDYXXLXY domain-containing protein, which yields MIELVTSVTRLWQRIPKAVLFAVAVLVQCALLVLMVADRMQILREGTEVTLQTQPVDPRDLLRGDYVVLSYDISQVPAGALAGKPADARHPDVFVKLAPNAKGLYEAVSVHAEPVAVTAPQVLIRGRVGSYGGSCGEDRRRFCDKLPIKYGLESYFVPEGEGKKLEDARNQQKLRIVAAVLPSGRAAIKRLLLDGEPVYEEPLY from the coding sequence ATGATCGAGCTTGTCACATCCGTCACAAGGCTCTGGCAGCGTATTCCGAAAGCCGTGCTGTTCGCTGTCGCCGTCTTGGTTCAATGCGCGCTGCTGGTGCTGATGGTCGCCGATCGCATGCAGATCCTGCGCGAAGGCACCGAGGTGACCCTGCAGACGCAGCCGGTCGACCCGCGCGATCTGCTGCGCGGCGATTACGTCGTGCTCAGCTACGACATCTCGCAAGTGCCGGCCGGCGCACTCGCCGGCAAGCCCGCCGACGCGCGCCATCCCGATGTCTTCGTTAAGCTCGCGCCCAATGCCAAAGGCCTTTACGAGGCGGTCTCCGTGCACGCCGAGCCCGTCGCCGTCACCGCGCCCCAAGTGCTGATCCGCGGCCGCGTCGGTAGTTACGGCGGGTCCTGCGGCGAAGATCGGCGCCGGTTCTGCGACAAGCTGCCGATCAAATACGGACTCGAAAGCTATTTCGTGCCCGAGGGTGAGGGCAAGAAGCTCGAGGACGCCCGCAACCAGCAGAAGCTGCGCATCGTCGCTGCGGTGTTGCCCTCCGGCCGCGCCGCCATCAAGCGCCTGCTGCTCGACGGCGAGCCAGTCTATGAGGAGCCGTTGTATTAG
- a CDS encoding (2Fe-2S)-binding protein encodes MAIVVNGIAHPPPDDPRMSLLDLLRERLGLTGTKLGCNQGGCGACTVIIDGVRVLSCLTLAVQADGREVRTIEGLAPQDGELHPLQHAFIEHDGFQCGYCTPGQICSAIAMIEELRRGDPSYVTADLAEGPTGARRHEIRERMSGNLCRCGAHNGIIDAIETLMDGEAA; translated from the coding sequence ATGGCTATCGTCGTCAACGGAATCGCACATCCTCCTCCCGACGACCCCAGAATGTCCCTGCTCGACCTGCTCCGGGAGCGCCTCGGCCTGACCGGGACGAAGCTCGGCTGCAACCAGGGCGGCTGCGGCGCGTGCACCGTCATCATCGACGGCGTGCGGGTGCTGTCGTGCCTGACACTGGCCGTCCAGGCCGATGGCCGCGAGGTGCGCACCATCGAAGGCCTCGCCCCTCAAGACGGCGAGTTGCATCCGCTGCAGCATGCCTTCATCGAACATGACGGCTTCCAGTGCGGCTATTGCACGCCGGGCCAGATCTGCTCGGCGATCGCCATGATCGAGGAATTGCGTCGCGGCGATCCCAGCTATGTCACGGCCGACCTCGCCGAAGGCCCGACAGGCGCACGGCGCCACGAGATCCGCGAGCGCATGAGCGGCAATCTGTGCCGCTGCGGCGCGCACAACGGGATCATCGATGCCATCGAGACGCTGATGGACGGAGAAGCGGCATGA
- a CDS encoding xanthine dehydrogenase family protein molybdopterin-binding subunit, with amino-acid sequence MGYVPGSWLPGGTPDPLIDKRVNLGTQQSRVDGPDKVKGAARFAAEVPMEGLLYAAFVHSTIARGRIAELDIAAAEAADGVALVMTHRNAPKMALPPPIGLTNLKAAGNNILPVMQDAEIRWNGQTVAVVLAETQEQANFAASLVLVRYEVVAARTDFEAGKANARTPDSLMIERNRLKKGDADTAFKTAATVVDAVYRTPWHSHSPMEPHAATIRWDGDRLIVHDATQMLNGTAGSLAKVFDIKETQVFVSSPFVGGGFGGKALWDHQILGAAAAKLAQRPVRLVLSRASMQRLVGGRSQTEQRVALAADRDGSLLALLHHGYSVKPAHSVTDEAFTLTSRSLYAARSFDVVQHAIDLDLLANTFMRAPGEAPGTFAVESAMDELAHELQIDPIELRRRNIGHSDPVSGAPHSQSDLMLAYDLGAKRFGWERRPSTPRSRKEGEWLVGMGCASGSFPYVRMPGMSARITIDGDGRATVASAAHEMGMGTATVQRQHAADRLGLPLDSVTVRIGDTSLPFGSFAGGSSQTASLGAAINAASTKLAGELLRLAGNDTPLAGLRANEIEFADAGLRKIGDPSRHESFASILKRAARSDISVVGESSAPLEVLKFSMHSRSAIFCELRVSEVTGEVRVDRLVGSFDCGRILNPKTAASQFRGGMIMGIGMALTEETLLDERSGRIISASIADYHIPAHLDVPDIDVLWTDIPDPRTPMGARGIGEIGIAGVAAAIANAAFNATGRRIRDLPLTPDKLL; translated from the coding sequence ATGGGTTACGTTCCCGGCAGCTGGTTGCCGGGCGGCACGCCGGATCCGCTGATCGACAAGCGCGTCAACCTCGGGACGCAGCAGTCGCGCGTCGACGGCCCCGACAAGGTGAAGGGCGCCGCGCGCTTCGCGGCCGAGGTTCCCATGGAAGGGCTGCTCTACGCGGCTTTCGTCCACTCCACGATTGCGCGCGGGCGCATTGCCGAACTCGACATCGCTGCCGCCGAGGCGGCGGACGGCGTCGCGCTGGTGATGACCCACCGCAACGCCCCGAAAATGGCGCTGCCGCCGCCGATCGGCCTGACCAATCTGAAGGCGGCCGGCAACAACATCCTGCCGGTGATGCAGGACGCAGAGATCCGCTGGAACGGCCAGACGGTGGCCGTCGTGCTCGCCGAGACGCAGGAGCAGGCGAACTTCGCCGCGTCGCTGGTCCTCGTCCGCTATGAGGTGGTCGCTGCGCGGACGGACTTCGAGGCCGGCAAGGCAAATGCCCGCACGCCGGATTCGCTTATGATTGAGCGTAACCGGCTGAAGAAGGGCGATGCGGATACCGCATTCAAGACGGCGGCCACTGTCGTCGACGCGGTCTATCGCACGCCCTGGCACAGTCACAGCCCCATGGAACCCCATGCCGCAACCATCCGTTGGGACGGTGACCGGCTGATCGTGCACGACGCCACGCAGATGTTGAACGGCACGGCCGGTTCGCTGGCGAAGGTGTTCGACATCAAGGAGACGCAGGTCTTCGTCAGTTCGCCTTTCGTCGGCGGCGGCTTTGGCGGCAAGGCCCTATGGGATCATCAGATCCTCGGCGCCGCGGCGGCGAAACTCGCGCAGCGGCCGGTCCGGCTGGTGCTGTCGCGGGCCAGCATGCAGCGTCTTGTCGGCGGCCGTTCGCAGACCGAGCAGCGCGTGGCGCTCGCGGCCGACCGCGACGGCAGTCTGCTGGCGCTTCTTCATCACGGCTATTCGGTCAAGCCCGCGCACAGCGTCACCGACGAGGCGTTCACGCTGACCAGCCGCTCGCTCTATGCGGCACGAAGCTTCGACGTCGTGCAGCACGCCATCGACCTCGATTTGCTCGCCAACACTTTCATGCGCGCGCCGGGCGAGGCGCCAGGGACTTTCGCGGTCGAGAGTGCGATGGACGAGCTGGCGCATGAACTGCAGATCGACCCGATCGAGCTGCGGCGCCGCAATATCGGTCACTCCGATCCGGTCAGCGGCGCGCCGCATTCGCAGAGCGACCTGATGCTGGCCTACGACCTCGGCGCCAAACGCTTCGGCTGGGAGCGGCGTCCGTCCACGCCGCGTTCGCGCAAGGAAGGCGAGTGGCTGGTCGGCATGGGATGCGCGTCCGGCTCGTTCCCCTACGTGCGGATGCCGGGCATGTCCGCCCGCATCACGATCGATGGCGATGGTCGCGCGACCGTGGCGAGTGCCGCGCACGAAATGGGCATGGGCACGGCAACCGTGCAGCGGCAGCACGCCGCCGATCGTCTCGGACTTCCGCTCGACAGCGTCACCGTTCGGATCGGCGATACGAGCTTGCCGTTCGGCAGCTTTGCCGGCGGTTCGTCGCAAACGGCGTCGCTTGGCGCAGCGATCAATGCGGCGAGCACGAAGCTTGCCGGCGAACTGCTGCGCCTGGCCGGCAACGACACGCCGCTGGCGGGCCTGCGGGCGAACGAGATCGAGTTCGCCGATGCAGGCTTGCGCAAGATCGGCGATCCGTCGCGGCATGAAAGCTTCGCGTCGATCCTGAAGCGTGCCGCGCGCAGCGACATCAGCGTCGTCGGCGAAAGCTCGGCGCCCCTGGAGGTGCTGAAATTCTCGATGCACAGCCGGTCCGCGATCTTCTGCGAATTGCGCGTCAGCGAGGTGACGGGGGAGGTGCGCGTCGACCGTCTCGTCGGCTCGTTCGATTGCGGCCGCATCCTCAATCCGAAGACGGCGGCCAGCCAGTTTCGCGGCGGCATGATCATGGGAATAGGCATGGCGCTGACGGAAGAGACCCTGCTCGATGAGCGCAGCGGGCGGATCATCAGTGCGTCCATTGCCGACTATCACATCCCGGCCCATCTCGACGTGCCCGACATCGACGTGCTGTGGACCGATATTCCCGATCCCCGCACCCCGATGGGCGCGCGCGGCATCGGCGAGATCGGCATCGCTGGCGTCGCTGCGGCGATCGCGAACGCCGCGTTCAACGCCACCGGCAGGCGCATCCGCGATCTGCCGCTGACACCGGACAAGCTGCTTTAG
- a CDS encoding aldo/keto reductase, whose amino-acid sequence MTALDQYRLLGRSGLRISPLALGTMTFGTEWGWGADPDEARRIFDLYVDRGGNFIDTAVNYTNGASERLVGQFARDKRDRLVLATKFTMARDPGNPNSGGNHRLNMMRSVEQSLRQLATDRIELLYLHGWDATTQPHEVMRGLDDLVRSGKVLYVGICNTPAWRISQLQTLAELRGWSPFVALQIEYNLVERTVEHELIPLAAALGLGVLPWSPLGGGVLTGKYTRADLRDSQERGVGTTRASIIASSGLLNERSLDAAEMVRAVAAELGATPSQVAIAWTLANPAVGAPVIGARTLQQAEDNFGAVGISLSPEQMARLDQATAPEPIFPGRFLRRPMVEQLIFGGATVARRG is encoded by the coding sequence ATGACCGCACTTGATCAATACCGCCTGCTTGGCCGCTCCGGTTTGCGCATATCCCCGCTCGCCCTGGGCACGATGACCTTCGGGACCGAATGGGGATGGGGCGCCGACCCCGATGAGGCCCGGCGGATCTTCGACCTCTATGTCGACCGCGGCGGCAATTTCATCGACACCGCCGTGAACTACACCAACGGCGCGTCCGAGCGCCTGGTCGGCCAGTTCGCCCGCGACAAGCGCGATCGTCTCGTGCTCGCGACCAAGTTCACCATGGCGCGCGATCCCGGCAATCCCAATTCGGGCGGCAACCACCGGCTCAACATGATGCGTTCGGTGGAGCAGAGCCTGCGGCAGCTCGCCACCGACCGTATCGAGCTGCTGTACCTCCACGGCTGGGATGCGACGACGCAGCCGCATGAAGTGATGCGCGGCCTGGACGATCTCGTGCGCAGCGGGAAGGTTTTGTATGTCGGCATCTGCAACACGCCTGCCTGGCGCATTTCACAGCTGCAGACTCTTGCTGAGCTGCGCGGCTGGTCGCCCTTCGTCGCCCTGCAGATCGAATATAATCTGGTCGAGCGCACCGTCGAGCACGAGCTTATTCCGCTGGCAGCCGCCCTCGGCCTCGGCGTGCTGCCCTGGTCGCCGCTCGGCGGCGGCGTGCTCACCGGCAAGTACACCCGGGCCGATCTCAGGGATTCACAGGAGCGCGGCGTCGGAACGACGCGCGCCTCGATCATCGCGTCGTCAGGCCTGCTCAACGAGCGGTCGCTGGACGCGGCGGAGATGGTGCGCGCCGTCGCCGCCGAGCTCGGTGCGACGCCCTCGCAGGTGGCCATCGCCTGGACGCTGGCAAATCCTGCGGTCGGCGCACCGGTGATCGGGGCCCGCACGCTGCAGCAGGCCGAAGACAATTTCGGCGCCGTCGGGATTTCGCTATCGCCTGAGCAGATGGCGCGCCTCGACCAGGCGACCGCGCCGGAGCCGATCTTTCCCGGCCGTTTCCTGCGCCGGCCGATGGTCGAGCAGCTCATCTTCGGCGGCGCCACAGTCGCCCGGCGCGGATAA
- a CDS encoding LysR family transcriptional regulator: MATDLNLVAVFIAVADAKSFRRAADRLGVTRSAVSQAIRRMEDQLGVAVVQRTTRSVSLTEAGLRLHERVAPAVAEVEQAINGARDRDAQPTGQLRLAVSSIAERFIRGPLLAEFTQANPGVQVDVSVTDEEFDIVAEGYDAGVRLGEVIEQDMIAVPVSGDQRQLVVAAPSYLQRFGTPSHPRELPQHCCIGWRPAPHVAPYRWEFAEDGREFDVAVEPRITTNDMWVMVRTACAGGGLTFGMEETFRPYIERGELVPVLEDYCPFFRGFFLYFPDRRNLPPKLRALIDHVRYRSGGKS; the protein is encoded by the coding sequence ATGGCCACCGATCTCAATCTCGTCGCCGTTTTCATCGCCGTCGCGGATGCCAAGAGCTTCCGCCGCGCCGCCGACCGGCTGGGGGTGACCCGGTCCGCCGTGAGCCAGGCTATCCGGCGCATGGAGGACCAACTGGGCGTGGCCGTCGTCCAGCGCACGACGCGCAGCGTCAGCCTCACCGAAGCCGGCCTGCGCCTGCATGAGCGCGTGGCGCCGGCGGTCGCCGAAGTCGAACAGGCGATCAACGGCGCCCGCGACCGCGACGCGCAGCCGACCGGGCAGCTGCGCCTGGCCGTGTCGTCGATCGCCGAGCGATTCATCCGCGGCCCGCTGCTGGCCGAGTTCACGCAAGCGAATCCCGGCGTGCAGGTCGACGTCAGCGTGACCGACGAGGAATTCGACATCGTGGCCGAGGGCTACGACGCCGGCGTCCGGCTCGGCGAGGTGATCGAGCAGGACATGATCGCCGTGCCTGTTTCAGGCGATCAGCGCCAGCTCGTCGTCGCCGCGCCGTCCTATCTGCAGCGCTTCGGCACCCCGTCTCACCCGCGCGAGCTTCCACAGCATTGCTGCATCGGCTGGCGGCCCGCGCCGCACGTCGCGCCTTACCGCTGGGAATTTGCCGAGGACGGGCGCGAGTTCGACGTCGCGGTGGAGCCACGGATCACGACCAACGACATGTGGGTGATGGTGCGCACCGCCTGTGCCGGCGGCGGCCTGACGTTTGGCATGGAGGAGACGTTCCGCCCCTATATCGAGCGAGGCGAGCTGGTGCCGGTGCTGGAGGACTATTGTCCGTTCTTCCGCGGGTTCTTCCTCTACTTCCCCGACCGGCGCAATCTTCCGCCGAAGCTGCGGGCGTTGATTGATCATGTGCGGTATCGGTCTGGCGGAAAGAGTTAG
- a CDS encoding alpha/beta fold hydrolase, whose protein sequence is MEHLTVSANGADFHLVRTGRGKPLLLLHGWPEFWLTWEPVMARLADRFTLVAPDLRGFGDSDKPDGPFGPDGHAADMLALMDRLGIDRFGVVGHDVGGAVMQPLARLAPGRLTGLFFFDFVYPGIGARMAAPDRLNHIWYQSFHQMEMAPALVGASRESCRLYIGHFLKSWAHRKNAFDDVLDAFADNFLKEGNLAGGFAHYRASHAGRVAMMKGEAPRLPPIGVPTCVRWAEHDPLFPYAWTDRLSESFSALDLKMFPGVGHFPHREDPDRAAAEIAAFFERIGWS, encoded by the coding sequence ATGGAGCATCTCACCGTTTCGGCCAATGGCGCCGATTTCCACCTGGTCCGCACTGGTCGCGGCAAACCGCTGCTTTTGCTGCATGGTTGGCCGGAATTCTGGCTGACCTGGGAGCCGGTGATGGCGCGGCTGGCCGACCGCTTCACGCTTGTAGCGCCCGATTTGCGCGGCTTCGGCGACAGCGACAAGCCCGATGGGCCCTTTGGTCCGGACGGCCATGCCGCGGACATGCTGGCGCTGATGGACCGGCTCGGCATCGACCGATTCGGCGTGGTCGGCCACGACGTCGGCGGCGCCGTGATGCAGCCTCTGGCCCGGCTGGCGCCCGGGCGGCTCACTGGGCTGTTCTTCTTCGATTTCGTCTATCCCGGGATCGGCGCGCGGATGGCCGCACCCGACAGGCTCAACCACATCTGGTACCAGTCCTTCCACCAGATGGAGATGGCGCCTGCGCTGGTCGGTGCCAGCCGCGAGAGCTGTCGGCTCTATATCGGCCATTTCCTGAAAAGCTGGGCACACCGGAAGAACGCCTTCGATGATGTGCTCGACGCCTTCGCCGACAATTTCCTGAAAGAGGGCAATCTCGCCGGCGGCTTTGCGCATTATCGCGCCTCGCATGCCGGGCGCGTCGCGATGATGAAGGGTGAGGCGCCGCGTCTGCCGCCGATCGGCGTGCCGACCTGCGTGCGCTGGGCCGAGCACGACCCGCTGTTTCCCTATGCGTGGACCGATCGGCTGTCCGAGAGCTTCAGCGCGCTCGATCTCAAGATGTTTCCCGGCGTCGGCCACTTCCCGCATCGGGAAGACCCGGATCGCGCGGCCGCGGAGATCGCGGCGTTCTTCGAGCGGATCGGCTGGAGCTGA
- a CDS encoding DUF2157 domain-containing protein: MFDKTYRQRLEADLARWEADGVIAPASAASIRNALPPLPAGINIAVVVAIVGGLLIAAAFLAFVAAHWTEIARLLRFAILLAGMIVSGGLGAWFAARGRTVLADLCASIGAIVFGAGIALVGQMYHLGEDFAGGMLLWSIGAFAGALLTGSRGALAVGLVAASIWTCMRTTDTPDALHLPFVAVWLIAAATAFVWNSRVAAHLVATALLPWWIATSLRFEFDGAQQSFLLANGAALVFGAGLAIAATRSPRALVLGNVLSVYGAFALAAVACLEVTTADDILRIRTKTVPAQPIWAILCGVAGVVLALASAAITRRAGEVLAASAIGLVLLAAPLWPAAEAGEPWLAYAALLCAMLCLVVSGMLDDVRPRILAGWLGIAGVVTGITWAVKGSLLHRSVFLAAAGLVAVAFATALNRMLPRAAR; the protein is encoded by the coding sequence ATGTTTGACAAGACCTACCGCCAGCGCCTCGAAGCCGATCTTGCGCGATGGGAGGCCGATGGCGTGATCGCGCCGGCTTCTGCCGCGTCCATCCGCAATGCGTTGCCGCCGCTTCCCGCCGGCATCAACATCGCCGTCGTCGTCGCCATCGTCGGCGGCCTCTTGATCGCGGCAGCCTTCCTCGCCTTCGTCGCGGCGCATTGGACCGAGATCGCGCGGCTGCTGCGGTTTGCGATCCTGCTCGCCGGCATGATCGTCTCCGGCGGCCTCGGCGCGTGGTTCGCCGCGAGGGGCCGCACCGTGCTCGCCGATCTCTGCGCCAGCATCGGCGCCATTGTTTTCGGCGCGGGCATCGCGCTGGTCGGCCAGATGTATCATCTCGGCGAGGATTTTGCCGGCGGCATGCTGCTGTGGTCGATCGGCGCCTTTGCCGGCGCGCTGCTGACCGGCTCGCGCGGCGCGCTCGCGGTCGGGCTCGTGGCTGCCTCGATCTGGACTTGCATGCGGACGACCGACACGCCGGATGCGCTGCATCTGCCGTTCGTGGCGGTCTGGCTGATCGCCGCCGCGACGGCCTTCGTGTGGAATTCGCGCGTCGCGGCGCATCTCGTCGCGACCGCGCTGCTGCCGTGGTGGATCGCGACCTCGCTGCGCTTCGAGTTCGATGGTGCCCAGCAGTCCTTTCTGCTCGCGAACGGAGCGGCCCTGGTGTTCGGTGCCGGGCTGGCGATCGCCGCCACGCGGTCGCCGCGCGCGCTCGTTCTCGGCAACGTGCTGTCGGTCTATGGCGCGTTTGCGCTGGCCGCCGTTGCCTGCCTCGAGGTGACCACCGCCGACGACATCCTCCGCATCCGCACCAAGACGGTGCCCGCTCAGCCGATCTGGGCGATCCTGTGCGGGGTCGCGGGCGTGGTGCTGGCGCTCGCATCCGCAGCGATCACCAGGCGCGCCGGTGAAGTCCTGGCGGCCAGCGCGATCGGGCTGGTGCTGCTCGCCGCGCCGCTCTGGCCGGCTGCCGAAGCCGGCGAGCCCTGGCTCGCCTATGCCGCGCTGCTCTGCGCCATGCTGTGCCTCGTCGTCTCGGGCATGCTCGATGACGTGCGCCCGCGCATCCTTGCCGGCTGGCTCGGCATTGCCGGCGTGGTCACGGGCATCACCTGGGCGGTGAAAGGCTCGCTGCTGCACCGCTCGGTCTTTCTCGCCGCGGCCGGCCTCGTCGCCGTTGCCTTTGCAACCGCACTCAACCGCATGCTGCCGAGGGCCGCGCGATGA
- a CDS encoding nuclear transport factor 2 family protein: MATMLNRALAACVYAVIVTASTLTTAAPCGQANSVQDDNKRIVTDAFDRWAAGGTSFFNDLLHDDAVWRIKGSGSSAGEFRGRDVFVDRAVRPFASRLSTPVRPTSVRIFADGDHVIAHWEGSGVARDGKPYANSYAWIMRMQDGKAAEVTAYLDLAPYDDVLRRIPSPAQ, translated from the coding sequence ATGGCAACCATGCTCAACCGCGCACTTGCAGCGTGCGTCTACGCGGTCATCGTCACGGCCTCCACCCTGACCACGGCGGCGCCCTGCGGACAGGCCAATTCCGTGCAGGACGACAACAAGCGGATCGTCACCGATGCATTCGATCGGTGGGCGGCGGGAGGAACCAGCTTCTTCAACGACCTGCTGCACGACGACGCGGTCTGGCGCATCAAGGGATCGGGCTCAAGCGCCGGCGAATTCCGAGGGCGTGATGTGTTCGTGGATCGCGCGGTGCGCCCGTTCGCGAGCCGATTGTCGACGCCGGTGCGTCCGACAAGCGTGAGGATCTTTGCCGATGGCGACCATGTCATCGCGCATTGGGAGGGCAGCGGCGTGGCGCGCGACGGCAAGCCTTACGCGAACAGCTATGCGTGGATCATGCGCATGCAGGACGGCAAGGCGGCGGAGGTGACGGCGTATCTCGACCTCGCACCCTATGATGATGTCCTGCGGCGCATTCCCTCGCCGGCGCAATAG
- a CDS encoding MarR family winged helix-turn-helix transcriptional regulator, with product MAEAVAAADNALNALDAQTLMFIAEHPGCGMGDVARYLNVAMTTMSSAVDRLVKRDLVERRRPEDNRRAVALSANDRGRQVVEEQIEGYRQACRTMLRALDTSEQDELIRLTEKIADNET from the coding sequence GTGGCCGAGGCGGTGGCTGCGGCCGACAATGCGCTCAACGCGCTCGACGCCCAGACCCTGATGTTCATCGCCGAACATCCCGGTTGCGGCATGGGCGATGTCGCGCGCTATCTCAATGTCGCCATGACGACGATGTCCTCTGCCGTCGATCGGCTGGTGAAGAGAGACCTGGTCGAGCGTCGCCGGCCCGAGGACAATCGCCGCGCGGTGGCCCTGAGCGCCAACGACAGGGGGCGCCAGGTGGTCGAGGAGCAGATCGAGGGTTACCGGCAGGCGTGCCGGACCATGCTCCGGGCGCTGGACACGTCCGAACAGGATGAACTGATCCGCCTGACCGAAAAGATTGCCGACAACGAAACTTGA